The genomic DNA AGAGCCAGCCCCATCCGCCGCCGGCAAGATTAAGCGCCTCGTTCTCACCCCGGAATCAAGGACCAAACTTGACCCCTTCCCCGACCGGGAATTCTACTCCTACCCGCGGTTCGTCACCCACGTGGACGACGGCTTCATAGCCACGCTGACCGAGCTCTACAGGGAGAGGCTGCGGCCGGAGCACGAGGTCCTCGACGTCATGAGCTCGTGGGTGAGCCACCTGCCGCCGGATGTCAAGTACAGGAGAGTGGTGGGCCACGGGATGAACGCGCAGGAGCTCGCCCGGAACCCGAGGCTGGACTATTTCTTCGTCAAGGACCTGAACAAAGAGCAGACTTTGGAGCTGCAGTCCGCTAGTTTTGATGCGGTCCTGTGTACGGTCAGCGTGCAGTACCTTCAGCAGCCGGAGAGGGTGAGACCTTCTAAGCTCGACTGACTTGCTAATAGGTGTTCGATGATATGCCACTCTAAAGAATTCGCGGGATCATCCATACTGTTTCGGAAATGTTTCCATGGCAGTATCCCTGAGTAAACATGGTACTAGAAGCTCCGATCGTAGGTTGTtcatttgatttctttttctatgaGGACATGACGATTTGGTTCCTCTGTCTACGTGCTTGATGGGGACAACTCGTAGTTAGGTTGGAGGATGGACAGTTTAGAAAGTTTATGGCATTTTGGCTAATGCTATATCTGTTATGTATGGTTTAATGGAAGAAAACCCGGAATGTAATATAACATTGCCATGTTATAGCTTGGTCTCATTTTCTTAGCCTTAGATCCCCTTGTAGATTGTCGATTTGGCGTTGATTAGGTGTCGACATAGGCTACATCTTAATGGTTGACAATTTGGGttctgtatatatatgcttgaTGGGGCCAGTTCCTAGTTGGGCTAGAAGATAGATCACTACAGCATCTAGGATAGATAATGTTGTGTCCGTTATTGAGTAATGAAAGTAACTGAGAGTGGGATTAATTGTTTTAGAAGGCGTcgcattcaatttattttccaatctTCGCTGACATTcgatttattttccaatctTCGCTGACATTCGGATGTTTACTGGCTACTCCTTATCGAGGCAGGATTTGGTATGTCTATACATTCCCTGATTTGGTTTCTAAGTCAGGCTTCTGTTAGTCTTAGGTTGATTCTGAATATCTCTACTCAATCCAAGGCCATCTCTCTGCATACTGTTTTCTTTTGCCATTGATTAACTTTGTCCGACGCAGCCAAAGATACAAGCCATGATTGTTATGTGTATGTATGATTGGATACTTGGTCAAGATTAACCTCTGATCTTTCAATGAATTATTTAACGGATCAGTACATGAGTGACTAATCTAATTTGCATTATCCACTATTGTGTTTCGGGTGGAACATTCTAGGATAGACTCATCTCTCTTGACTTCATTTGCAGGTATTTGCCGAGATGTTTAGAGTACTGAGGCCTGGTGGAGTGTTCATCGTGAGCTTCAGCAACCGGCTGTTCTACGAGAAAGCAATCAGTGCATGGAGAGACGGGACCGCCTATAGCCGGGTCCAACTCGTTGTGCAGTACTTTCAGTGCATCGAAGGATTCACCCAGCCTGAGGTAATCCGAAAGCTACCCAGCAGTGGTGGAGGTTTGCAGGATGGGAACTCTCCATTCGGTTGGATCGCGAGATTTCTGGGATTGCTAAGCGGGTCGTCGGATCCTTTCTATGCTGTGATTGCTTATAAGAACTTCAAACCTGTATTCGAATGAAATGTGTTGCAAATGTTTCAATTCTAAAAAGCACTACAATTAATGAAGTGCATACAAGTATATATGGCTGCAAGCTGTTAGATGCTCGCCTCGGGCAGTCGCATAAATACGGGATTGTTATCGATGATCTCCTTATTTTGTAGGACTATTTTCCGACTATTGGGTGTCTATTAAGGCTGCGTTTGAattgttagtgtgattttagaatcatgattttgattttgattttgattttgattttgattgtggaaaaaagacaaatgagatagtattataaatttgacttggaaaacgtgtatttttgttgtgtaatgtgttgagttaaaatcaaaatcataattttaaaattaatttaacaattcaaacggGTCTAAGACTGTTAGaatatttttacaaaaaataacattaatatttttcatcgcataattattttcttgagctttaattcaattttttcaagggaaaaaaaaaagaaaatctgtCGGGTCGAGCCCCGTCCATATGTTCTCTTTTGTTCCCATTCTGCCCTCTTCCCCGACGGGTCGACTGTGACTGACCGGCCCTTCTTCcacccttctctctctctctctctctctagtttTCTTCACTCTCCATTtccttatctctctctctctctctctctctctggtttGCCATGTCTCTCGCAGCTTCTCCGTTCATGAAGTCCCTGAAGCTCTGCGCAGCCTCTTCCTCCCCCGGCTCAAGAATCTACTGCCCGATTGTCTCCCTGCCCTACAAACCCAACAAGGTCTCACCTTTCTCACTCCCAACCTCATGGGTCCCCTTGAAGGTGAGACCTTTGTCGGTCCCTCTCGTGGCTCAGACATCGGACTGGGCCCAGCAGGAAGACAAGGAGGAATCTGAAGCTTTTGTAGCTTCCTTTGAAGGCGGCGAGGAGAGCCCTGCAGAAGAGGAAGGGAGCGGGGAGGGTGAGTACTACCAGGAGCCGCCTGAGGAAGCTAAGCTCTTTGTGGGTAATTTGCCGTACGATGTCGACAGTGAGAGATTGGCTCAGGTTTTTAACCAGGCCGGAGTCGTCGAGATTGCTGAGGTAAGTGAAGCTTCAGTGGCTGCCTCTAATTCAGTTCTTGGCTTATTGATGTCCGCCTCTGTTCCTGGGAATTCCGACAGCTTAGAGACTTGGATTGAATTTTAGGCTGTTTAAGGTAGTAAACGGATAGATGATATGGATTAAACGTGGATATCGCCAGTGAGAGCTCTGAAGATCATTAGCCCGGAATTTTGCACTGTGTTCCCATGTTAGACACAATCTTTTGAGCTTGAAGATGAATTTGTCGTACTCATATATTGGCACCCTTTACGCGCCTGAGCTGGACCTGTACAATGAATCTATCCGATGCCTGGAAGTTGAATTGTATAGCTAGCTGGGTTTGCTCTGAATCAGCAATTGGTGCTCGGATATTACCTTGAGATGGAGCCTTTGTTCTTGTATTATGTTGATCGATGTCTAATTTGAGTTTTAGGTCTTTCATCTCTGATGGTGAGGTTGCTGCCATGCTTGTTCTATAATAGGTAATATACAACAGAGAAACGGATCAAAGTAGAGGGTTCGGGTTCATCACTATGAGTACCATTGAAGAGGCTGAAAAGGCCGTGGACATGTTCCATCGTTATGTAAGTTTGCCCTTTTCTATGTCTTCATTCCAAATGAGTTTTTATATCATACTGGATAATGATCTCCTCCTATGCTCACAATGTCTATTGTGGTATTTTCTACTccaatcaaaatatttcaacCAGAAGATGTCAAACGCTGGTTGTATATTCCAGTAGGATGCGTGATCAGCACtcaagataaaaagaaaatgctcaAAGCATATTGTACCTAGTAATTGAGATTTTGGGAAGGAGATTTGTTGTAACAGCTCAGCACTGTTTTATGTTCCTAGGCTTTGTATACATTTCTTGTCTCATGTGGAGAAATGGACCTTAATGCACAGTTGTATATGATTAATCCACTTTCAAATATTCTTGCTTGTTCATTTATGATGTAGCAGTAGATCTTATACATCACCTATTTCGAGATTTGTTGTCTCATGCCCATTTTGCCGCCTGTGAAGTAGGCATTTGAAACATTACATGCTGTAGTAGCATATTTGTTTAATAATTGTTGCCTTAGTTGTTGATTCTATTGGTATCTACTTTTTAAACAGGATCTTAACGGGAGGCTTTTAACAGTAAACAAGGCGGCTCCAAGAGGTTCACAACCCGTTCGGACTCGTGCTGTGGAACCATCATTAAGAGTCTACGTGGGCAACCTACCATGGCAAGTGGATGATGCTCGGCTGGAGCAGGTATTCAGTGAACATGGGAAGGTGATAAGTGCGAGGGTAGTCATGGATAGAGAATCGGGCCGGTCACGTGGATTCGGGTTTGTCACCATGTCTTCTGAGACAGAAGTGAATGATGCCATTGC from Punica granatum isolate Tunisia-2019 chromosome 2, ASM765513v2, whole genome shotgun sequence includes the following:
- the LOC116196347 gene encoding 28 kDa ribonucleoprotein, chloroplastic-like, translating into MSLAASPFMKSLKLCAASSSPGSRIYCPIVSLPYKPNKVSPFSLPTSWVPLKVRPLSVPLVAQTSDWAQQEDKEESEAFVASFEGGEESPAEEEGSGEGEYYQEPPEEAKLFVGNLPYDVDSERLAQVFNQAGVVEIAEVIYNRETDQSRGFGFITMSTIEEAEKAVDMFHRYDLNGRLLTVNKAAPRGSQPVRTRAVEPSLRVYVGNLPWQVDDARLEQVFSEHGKVISARVVMDRESGRSRGFGFVTMSSETEVNDAIAALDGQSLDGRAIRVNIAETRPRRGSFSE
- the LOC116196348 gene encoding uncharacterized protein LOC116196348, with translation MLVARPSCQQWLPPPPPPAKHRRSPTTFPAIRATTDPSCLRPEPAPSAAGKIKRLVLTPESRTKLDPFPDREFYSYPRFVTHVDDGFIATLTELYRERLRPEHEVLDVMSSWVSHLPPDVKYRRVVGHGMNAQELARNPRLDYFFVKDLNKEQTLELQSASFDAVLCTVSVQYLQQPERVFAEMFRVLRPGGVFIVSFSNRLFYEKAISAWRDGTAYSRVQLVVQYFQCIEGFTQPEVIRKLPSSGGGLQDGNSPFGWIARFLGLLSGSSDPFYAVIAYKNFKPVFE